The following proteins come from a genomic window of Polyangiaceae bacterium:
- a CDS encoding acyl-CoA dehydrogenase family protein, with protein MTDDIERGRNDLIAWEGGKPDNVFTWDENLGKILSLRLGAERFGEERARLERTGAMVATRLRPLTEDTNHDDYLPRLERFNGVGERTEEIVFHPSYHEAGRLVWDTGVLADYATPGKETLQMGILYMLGAHGEYGHQCPLACTAGLIKVVQRLGTEAQKKKWLPGLLTRDYDKRIHASQFLTEVQGGSDVGANAVVARKDGDHWRLSGEKWFCSVIDAQLFLMTARPEGAPAGTRGLGLFVTPRMVNGSVNEFNVRRLKRKLGTRAMASGETDFLGAHAEAVGPLDRGFKNVVEIVLNTSRVFNAVCCAGSMIGAYREAASYARYRRAFGQTIDNYPLVQDALATLRAEAYAATASSLRLAAMADRFATHSSTEEEKLAWRVGVNVNKYWTAIRNTQSVRTAIEVLGGNGVIETFTPLVQLYRDALVLESWEGTHNVLVQQVLKDASRYAAHTAFIAELRESLKKLSLPAEHAPLLERAGSGLSALERGFEKLAGGQGDQRFGRALVDQAAVCLEVVAMLEELAATPEDTVKRAAIELVSQRFLLDEVPLPAAIPAALLS; from the coding sequence ATGACTGACGACATCGAGCGCGGCCGCAACGATCTCATCGCCTGGGAAGGCGGCAAACCCGACAACGTCTTCACCTGGGACGAGAACCTCGGGAAGATCCTCTCGCTCCGCCTGGGCGCCGAGCGCTTCGGCGAAGAGCGCGCCCGCCTCGAGCGCACCGGCGCGATGGTCGCCACCCGCCTTCGTCCGCTCACCGAAGACACCAACCACGACGACTATCTGCCGCGACTCGAGCGCTTCAACGGCGTCGGCGAGCGCACGGAAGAAATCGTGTTTCACCCGAGCTACCACGAGGCCGGCCGCCTGGTGTGGGACACCGGCGTGCTCGCGGACTACGCGACCCCGGGCAAGGAGACCCTGCAGATGGGCATCCTGTACATGCTCGGCGCCCACGGCGAGTACGGCCACCAGTGTCCGCTGGCGTGCACCGCCGGCTTGATCAAGGTGGTGCAGCGCCTGGGCACGGAAGCACAGAAGAAGAAGTGGCTCCCCGGCCTGCTCACGCGGGACTACGACAAGCGCATTCACGCCTCGCAGTTCCTCACCGAGGTGCAGGGCGGGTCCGACGTGGGCGCCAACGCCGTGGTGGCCAGGAAGGACGGCGACCACTGGCGCCTCTCCGGCGAAAAGTGGTTCTGCAGCGTGATCGACGCGCAGCTCTTCTTGATGACCGCCCGCCCCGAGGGCGCCCCCGCGGGCACGCGCGGCCTGGGCCTGTTCGTGACCCCGCGGATGGTGAACGGCAGCGTGAACGAGTTCAACGTCCGCCGCCTCAAGCGCAAGCTCGGCACCCGCGCCATGGCCTCCGGCGAAACGGATTTCCTCGGCGCCCACGCCGAGGCCGTGGGCCCACTCGATCGCGGCTTCAAGAACGTAGTCGAGATCGTGCTCAACACCTCGCGCGTGTTCAACGCGGTGTGCTGCGCCGGCAGCATGATCGGCGCCTACCGGGAGGCCGCCTCTTATGCGCGCTACCGTCGCGCCTTCGGCCAGACCATCGACAACTACCCGTTGGTACAAGACGCCCTCGCCACGCTGCGGGCGGAGGCCTACGCGGCGACGGCCAGCTCCCTGCGCCTCGCGGCGATGGCGGATCGCTTCGCCACCCACAGTTCCACGGAAGAAGAGAAGCTCGCCTGGCGCGTGGGCGTGAACGTCAACAAGTACTGGACCGCCATCCGCAACACCCAGAGCGTGCGCACCGCCATCGAGGTGTTGGGCGGCAACGGCGTGATCGAGACCTTCACACCCCTGGTGCAGCTGTACCGCGACGCCCTGGTGCTCGAGAGCTGGGAGGGCACCCACAACGTGCTCGTGCAGCAGGTCCTGAAGGACGCCTCCCGCTACGCTGCCCACACCGCGTTCATCGCCGAGCTGCGGGAGTCATTGAAGAAGCTCTCGCTGCCGGCCGAGCACGCTCCGCTCCTCGAGCGCGCCGGCAGCGGCCTGTCCGCCCTCGAGCGCGGCTTCGAGAAGCTCGCCGGCGGCCAGGGGGATCAGCGCTTCGGACGCGCCCTCGTCGACCAAGCCGCCGTCTGTCTCGAGGTCGTGGCCATGCTCGAAGAGCTCGCCGCCACCCCGGAGGACACCGTCAAGCGCGCCGCCATCGAGCTCGTGTCCCAGCGCTTCCTGCTCGACGAGGTACCGCTGCCAGCGGCCATCCCCGCCGCCCTGCTCTCGTAG
- a CDS encoding ABC transporter substrate-binding protein, giving the protein MRSYGVALVLAGGVLIAACNALVDTSADQCETDSDCQKLGGALANSVCTPDKVCSHGGDCTTNQQCLDRFGGNPAICRQPDGTCVKLLTDDCQEVYPTDVLADDDTIVLGFMGPLKDEFASNGVPQWEGIQLAVNEFETFAKGLPVAGSTERRHVAVLACHDIDNPIGVAEHLVNTVRVPAIFGPAFSGITLDVATQVTVPKGTLIMSSSATSPAITDLDDNGLVWRTCPSDALQAVPLNFLVADEENTIRSDLGLTSSDPIRLAMAVKGDAYGKGLADAVLANLKFNGKNAAANGNDFLRQDYPDPAEQPGYDFAPLVNEIVSQKPHIVLPLGTTEAITKVIQGVEANWPTSNPVPPKPHYIVPDGGRLDELLAITGQGNDDLRSRVLGTIPGRTTALFSSFKINFKAFHQNKDPGAYADTAYDSFYLMSYAIVAQGGKNLSGAAMNEGLKKMVGGTTITAGTNDINAAFKALSAGPIDYEGVSGHLNFDVSTGEAPSDIDIWCIVLDSKNQAVYTSSGQYYDSQGGKVTGTRTACGSTGGTGGTGGTGGAAGAGGAPN; this is encoded by the coding sequence ATGCGGTCGTACGGGGTGGCGCTGGTGCTCGCGGGTGGCGTCCTCATTGCGGCCTGCAATGCGTTGGTCGACACCAGCGCCGACCAATGCGAGACGGACTCGGACTGTCAGAAGCTCGGGGGAGCCCTGGCGAACAGCGTGTGCACGCCCGACAAGGTCTGCTCCCACGGCGGGGACTGCACCACGAACCAGCAGTGCCTCGATCGCTTCGGCGGCAATCCCGCCATCTGTCGTCAACCCGATGGCACTTGCGTGAAGCTTCTGACCGACGACTGTCAGGAGGTCTACCCAACGGACGTGCTTGCGGACGACGACACCATCGTGCTCGGCTTCATGGGCCCGCTGAAGGACGAGTTCGCGAGCAACGGCGTTCCCCAGTGGGAAGGCATTCAGCTGGCAGTCAACGAATTCGAGACCTTCGCCAAGGGTCTGCCGGTGGCGGGCAGCACGGAGCGGCGGCACGTGGCCGTGCTCGCCTGTCACGACATCGACAATCCCATCGGCGTAGCCGAGCACTTGGTGAACACGGTGCGGGTTCCCGCCATCTTTGGCCCGGCCTTCAGCGGCATCACGCTGGACGTGGCCACGCAGGTGACGGTGCCCAAGGGCACGCTGATCATGTCGTCTTCGGCGACCAGCCCGGCGATTACGGATCTGGACGACAATGGTCTGGTGTGGCGCACCTGCCCGTCCGACGCGCTACAAGCGGTTCCATTGAACTTCCTGGTAGCCGATGAAGAGAACACGATCCGCAGCGATCTGGGGCTGACGTCCTCCGATCCCATTCGCTTGGCCATGGCCGTGAAGGGCGACGCGTACGGCAAGGGCCTGGCAGACGCCGTCCTCGCGAACCTGAAGTTCAACGGCAAGAACGCCGCCGCCAACGGCAACGACTTCCTACGCCAGGACTACCCGGATCCCGCCGAGCAGCCCGGCTACGACTTTGCCCCGTTGGTCAACGAGATCGTCAGCCAAAAGCCCCACATCGTGCTGCCCCTCGGCACCACGGAGGCGATCACCAAGGTGATTCAGGGCGTGGAAGCGAATTGGCCCACGTCCAATCCCGTGCCGCCGAAGCCCCACTACATCGTGCCGGATGGCGGCCGCCTGGATGAGCTCCTGGCCATCACCGGCCAGGGTAACGACGACCTTCGAAGTCGCGTCCTGGGGACGATTCCGGGGCGAACCACGGCGCTGTTTTCTTCGTTCAAGATCAACTTCAAAGCGTTCCACCAGAACAAGGACCCCGGCGCCTACGCCGACACGGCCTACGATTCGTTCTACCTGATGAGCTACGCGATCGTGGCGCAGGGCGGAAAGAACCTGTCCGGCGCGGCGATGAACGAGGGGCTGAAGAAGATGGTCGGCGGCACCACCATCACCGCCGGCACCAACGACATCAACGCAGCGTTCAAGGCCCTGAGCGCCGGGCCCATCGACTACGAAGGCGTGTCCGGGCATCTGAACTTCGACGTGAGCACGGGTGAGGCGCCTTCCGACATCGACATCTGGTGCATCGTGCTCGATTCGAAGAACCAGGCCGTCTACACCTCTTCGGGTCAGTACTACGACTCCCAGGGCGGCAAGGTCACCGGGACTCGAACGGCGTGCGGGAGCACGGGCGGGACGGGGGGAACGGGCGGAACCGGTGGCGCCGCCGGCGCGGGCGGCGCTCCGAACTAA
- a CDS encoding tetratricopeptide repeat protein, translating into MKRRWLASLSFCCALSAFPSLALAEGPSADDIADARARYKRGMDLYQDGAFDAALVELQKAYDTAPSYKILYNIALVQLQLNDYAGASRAFSKYLEDGGKKLDAKRRAEVERELKKLEGRIARVNLTVNVEGADVFVDDALVAHTPLSGPLLVNSGKRKISVSKQGMPPVARVISIGGGEERDLTLELGSQSAGHSSPSTPSTPKTEPKKDTRKSDTTAESSSSVPWGWWAVTGALAAGTTVAGVLTLGAQSDLDDEKSSPTSRQELDDASKKTRTLAIVTDVLLVGTVAVGGYSLYLTLDGSPEKDKGVAVGVGPGNVQLRGRF; encoded by the coding sequence ATGAAACGTCGCTGGCTCGCGTCCCTCTCGTTCTGCTGTGCGCTCAGTGCCTTCCCAAGCCTCGCTCTCGCCGAAGGGCCGAGCGCCGACGACATCGCCGACGCTCGCGCGCGCTACAAGCGCGGGATGGACCTCTACCAGGACGGCGCCTTCGACGCGGCCTTGGTCGAGCTGCAGAAGGCCTACGACACGGCTCCCAGCTACAAGATCCTCTACAACATTGCGCTGGTTCAGCTGCAGCTGAACGACTACGCGGGGGCGAGCCGCGCCTTCAGCAAGTATCTGGAGGACGGCGGCAAGAAGCTCGACGCGAAACGTCGCGCGGAGGTGGAGCGCGAGCTGAAGAAACTGGAAGGTCGCATCGCGCGCGTCAATCTCACCGTCAACGTGGAAGGCGCCGACGTGTTCGTGGACGACGCGCTGGTGGCCCACACGCCGCTTTCCGGGCCCCTCCTGGTGAACTCCGGCAAGCGCAAGATCAGTGTCTCCAAGCAGGGCATGCCACCGGTGGCGCGCGTGATCTCGATCGGAGGCGGAGAGGAACGCGACCTCACTCTGGAGCTCGGCTCCCAGAGCGCTGGACACTCGAGCCCCTCCACGCCCAGCACGCCCAAGACCGAGCCCAAGAAAGACACGCGGAAGAGCGACACCACGGCGGAGAGCTCGTCTTCGGTGCCCTGGGGATGGTGGGCCGTCACCGGAGCACTGGCCGCCGGTACCACCGTGGCGGGGGTGCTGACGCTCGGTGCGCAGAGCGATCTGGACGACGAGAAGAGCTCCCCCACCTCGCGCCAAGAGCTCGACGACGCCTCCAAGAAGACGCGCACTCTGGCCATCGTGACGGACGTCCTGCTCGTCGGCACCGTGGCCGTCGGCGGCTACTCGCTGTACCTCACGCTGGACGGCTCGCCGGAGAAGGACAAGGGCGTCGCCGTGGGGGTGGGACCCGGCAACGTCCAGCTCCGCGGCCGGTTCTAA
- a CDS encoding protein kinase, translating to MAEVFLSVVAGPGGFSKLFVVKVMKSELLEEPDSRAMFLDEGRLAARLNHPNIVQTNEVGIEGESHFIAMEFLDGQPLHRILRRARKSDGMPLNWHLYILAEVLHALEYAHAVEDYDGTPLRMVHRDVTPHNVFVTYTGQVKLCDFGIAKTMSSSVETRAGVLKGKVSYMAPEQVLSSQIDRRADLFAVGVMLWEAATGVRMWKDQSDLQIMQTLSQGHVPAAVEANPSIDPELAAVIDRALAPRPEDRFGTASEFRQALEAFLFGRTARIKPRAIGEWVSGLFQKERANLQAVVQDQLAGSNSSPPALDPPRVPMGDSSPSRSVQRPPATQPPSLTIPSVEVKAPPPRRNRTLAAVIGALLAVVAFLVIAIVVVLARSRTVTPTPTVEAAPAVETVTTPAPTSPQPAASRVRVRVAVSPKSATLSLDGKPLSDNPWVTEMPAGPEDHLLTIEADGYETEKRSLRFDENQNLEIQLRRAPKTAAVVRAKPNTKKEEPEKPEDFPDLAPPTKKKTSAAPLDTADPWNQ from the coding sequence ATGGCGGAAGTGTTCCTGTCCGTCGTGGCCGGTCCCGGCGGCTTCTCCAAGCTCTTCGTCGTGAAGGTGATGAAGTCGGAGCTGCTGGAAGAGCCCGACAGTCGCGCCATGTTCCTGGATGAGGGGCGCCTCGCAGCGCGCCTCAACCATCCGAACATCGTTCAGACCAACGAGGTCGGCATCGAGGGTGAGTCGCACTTCATCGCGATGGAGTTCCTCGACGGTCAGCCGCTCCATCGCATCTTGCGGCGCGCCCGCAAGAGCGACGGGATGCCCCTCAACTGGCACCTCTACATCTTGGCAGAGGTACTGCACGCCCTCGAGTACGCCCACGCGGTGGAGGACTACGACGGCACGCCGCTCAGGATGGTTCATCGCGACGTCACCCCGCACAACGTGTTCGTCACCTACACCGGGCAAGTGAAGCTCTGCGACTTCGGCATCGCCAAGACCATGAGCTCGTCCGTCGAGACGCGCGCAGGCGTGCTCAAGGGCAAGGTCAGCTACATGGCGCCGGAGCAAGTGCTCAGCTCTCAGATCGACCGCCGCGCCGATCTGTTCGCCGTGGGCGTGATGCTCTGGGAGGCCGCCACTGGCGTCCGAATGTGGAAAGACCAGTCGGATCTGCAGATCATGCAGACCCTGAGCCAGGGCCACGTTCCCGCCGCAGTGGAAGCGAATCCAAGCATCGACCCCGAGCTCGCGGCGGTGATCGACCGCGCCCTGGCACCGCGCCCGGAAGACCGCTTTGGGACGGCGTCGGAGTTCCGCCAAGCGCTCGAGGCGTTCCTGTTCGGACGCACTGCTCGCATCAAGCCCCGAGCCATCGGGGAATGGGTGTCTGGTCTGTTCCAGAAGGAGCGCGCGAACCTCCAGGCCGTGGTGCAGGACCAGCTCGCGGGTTCCAACAGCAGCCCGCCGGCACTCGATCCCCCGCGCGTGCCAATGGGGGATTCGAGCCCTTCGCGCTCCGTCCAGCGCCCACCCGCGACCCAGCCGCCGTCCCTCACCATTCCGTCGGTCGAGGTCAAGGCGCCGCCCCCGCGCCGTAACCGGACCCTCGCCGCGGTCATCGGGGCGCTCTTGGCCGTGGTCGCCTTCCTGGTGATTGCCATCGTCGTGGTGCTCGCTCGCTCGCGCACCGTCACTCCGACCCCGACCGTGGAAGCCGCACCGGCGGTCGAAACCGTCACCACGCCCGCGCCCACCTCGCCGCAGCCTGCTGCGTCGCGGGTGCGGGTGCGCGTCGCGGTCAGCCCCAAGAGCGCGACGCTCAGCCTCGACGGCAAGCCCCTTTCGGACAACCCCTGGGTCACGGAAATGCCCGCCGGCCCCGAGGACCACCTGCTCACCATCGAAGCGGACGGCTACGAGACGGAAAAGCGCTCACTTCGCTTCGACGAGAATCAGAACTTGGAGATCCAGCTGCGTCGCGCCCCGAAAACGGCCGCCGTCGTACGCGCCAAGCCGAACACCAAGAAGGAAGAGCCGGAAAAGCCGGAAGACTTCCCCGATCTCGCGCCCCCCACCAAAAAGAAGACCTCCGCCGCTCCGCTGGATACCGCGGATCCCTGGAACCAATGA
- a CDS encoding ammonium transporter, which yields MKKLAAWSLALLTLAQPALAFAAEGEGPSTKDLAITTDTVWVLFCAFLVFFMHAGFSLLESGLVRKKNVVNVLAKNFIVVAASSLVFYAVGFAFMFGNGGSIVGTTGFFVPNDASLFDALSWTNVPVTVKFFFQMVFAATAATIVSGAVAERIHYVAFIIFSLVMGAVIYPIAGHWVWGGGFLAKAGFLDFAGSTVVHSVGGWAALVGVWMLGPRRGKYDKHGHIKPIPGHNMTSAALGTFILWLGWFGFNPGSTMAANPQAIGHIVLTTNLAAATGALVTTGYTWLRTGKPDLGLTLNGALAGLVAITAPCAFVGGPASIAIGALASVLVVEGVMFFDRVKLDDPVGATSVHLLCGVFGTIALGLFADPKIAKEIAGADLQSAGLLLGGGAAQLVAQLEGVGAVALFTLVSSVVVWGALKATMGIRVSEEDEHVGLDITEMGMEAYPDEMVRGFRLEGAEEAPPSTASKLKEAHEAG from the coding sequence ATGAAAAAACTCGCCGCCTGGTCCCTGGCCCTGTTGACGCTGGCTCAGCCCGCGTTGGCCTTCGCAGCCGAAGGCGAAGGACCGAGCACGAAGGATCTCGCGATCACGACGGACACCGTGTGGGTGCTGTTCTGCGCCTTCCTGGTGTTCTTCATGCACGCCGGTTTCTCGCTGTTGGAGAGCGGTCTGGTCCGCAAGAAGAACGTGGTGAACGTGCTGGCGAAGAACTTCATCGTCGTCGCCGCGTCGTCCCTCGTCTTCTACGCCGTCGGCTTCGCGTTCATGTTCGGCAACGGCGGCTCAATCGTGGGTACGACGGGGTTCTTCGTGCCCAACGACGCCAGCCTGTTCGACGCGCTGAGTTGGACCAACGTCCCCGTCACCGTGAAGTTCTTCTTCCAGATGGTGTTCGCCGCGACGGCGGCCACCATCGTGTCCGGTGCGGTCGCTGAGCGCATTCACTACGTCGCGTTCATCATCTTCTCCCTCGTCATGGGCGCCGTCATCTATCCCATCGCCGGGCATTGGGTGTGGGGTGGCGGCTTCCTGGCCAAGGCGGGATTCTTGGATTTCGCCGGCTCCACGGTGGTGCACTCCGTAGGCGGCTGGGCCGCACTGGTGGGTGTCTGGATGCTGGGGCCGCGCCGCGGCAAGTACGACAAGCACGGCCACATCAAGCCCATTCCCGGGCACAACATGACCAGCGCCGCGCTCGGCACCTTCATCCTGTGGCTGGGCTGGTTCGGCTTCAATCCCGGCTCCACCATGGCCGCCAATCCGCAAGCCATCGGACACATCGTGCTCACCACGAACCTCGCGGCGGCGACCGGTGCGCTGGTCACCACCGGCTACACCTGGCTGCGGACGGGTAAGCCGGATCTCGGCCTGACACTGAACGGCGCGCTGGCGGGCCTGGTCGCGATTACGGCGCCGTGTGCCTTCGTCGGTGGCCCGGCGTCGATCGCCATCGGTGCGCTGGCGAGCGTGCTGGTGGTGGAAGGCGTGATGTTCTTCGATCGCGTCAAGCTCGACGATCCCGTCGGTGCCACCAGCGTGCACCTCTTGTGTGGCGTGTTCGGAACCATCGCCTTGGGCCTCTTCGCGGATCCCAAGATCGCCAAGGAGATCGCCGGTGCCGACCTGCAGTCCGCCGGCCTCCTGCTGGGCGGCGGCGCCGCACAGCTCGTCGCTCAGCTCGAAGGGGTGGGCGCCGTCGCGCTCTTCACCCTGGTGTCATCCGTCGTGGTGTGGGGCGCGCTCAAGGCGACGATGGGGATCCGCGTGAGCGAGGAGGACGAGCACGTCGGCCTCGACATCACGGAGATGGGCATGGAGGCCTATCCGGACGAAATGGTCCGGGGCTTCCGCCTCGAAGGGGCCGAAGAAGCGCCCCCCTCGACCGCCAGCAAGCTGAAAGAGGCCCACGAAGCGGGCTGA
- a CDS encoding CAP domain-containing protein, whose translation MRRWVIGGLALVVAGCSNVLGYDDLSFSPDGGAESGGGSGGFAFDGGNTGGTGNTGNAGGTGNTGNTGGTGNVGNTGGTGNTGGTGNTGGTGNTGGTGNTGNTGGTGNVGNTGGTGNTGGTTAADVCNRWTSDRQSLAEGAWSGSVSGCNAGDVASPGRANALKLVNLYRWLEGLPAVTHDAARNADAQQCALMMDANNQLSHTPPSSWTCYNAAGAGAAGKSNIATTPGVQAVDLYMVDPGNATTFGHRRWILSNSLGPIGLGSTSSYSCMWVIGGSGNGNKTWTAFPPPGPVPLELFNVSWSSVDSTGWTIQSDSINLAGAQVTVTDGGTNRPVALTTLQSGYGSKYAIAMKPQGWTTQAGHTYSVSVSGISQPISYDVHVVACN comes from the coding sequence ATGCGGCGTTGGGTGATTGGGGGGCTCGCGCTGGTCGTAGCCGGATGCAGCAACGTCCTCGGCTACGACGATCTGAGCTTTTCACCGGACGGCGGCGCCGAGAGCGGGGGCGGAAGCGGCGGCTTCGCTTTCGATGGCGGCAACACCGGCGGCACCGGCAACACGGGCAACGCCGGCGGCACCGGCAACACAGGCAACACTGGGGGCACCGGCAATGTCGGCAACACCGGCGGCACCGGCAACACCGGCGGCACCGGCAACACCGGCGGCACCGGCAACACCGGCGGCACCGGCAACACGGGCAACACCGGCGGCACGGGCAACGTCGGCAACACCGGGGGCACCGGCAACACTGGCGGAACCACCGCCGCAGACGTCTGCAATCGTTGGACCTCCGACCGCCAGAGCCTCGCAGAAGGCGCCTGGAGCGGGAGCGTGTCGGGCTGTAACGCTGGCGACGTGGCCAGCCCGGGTCGTGCCAACGCACTCAAGCTCGTGAATCTGTATCGCTGGCTGGAAGGGCTCCCGGCCGTCACCCACGACGCGGCCCGCAACGCCGACGCGCAACAGTGCGCGTTGATGATGGACGCCAACAACCAGCTGTCGCACACGCCTCCCTCCAGCTGGACCTGCTACAACGCTGCCGGCGCGGGCGCGGCGGGCAAGAGCAACATCGCGACCACTCCCGGGGTCCAAGCCGTGGACCTCTACATGGTGGATCCGGGCAACGCGACCACTTTTGGACATCGGCGTTGGATCCTATCGAACTCCCTGGGCCCCATCGGACTGGGTTCGACCAGCAGCTATTCGTGCATGTGGGTCATCGGTGGGTCGGGCAACGGCAACAAGACCTGGACGGCGTTTCCGCCCCCCGGCCCCGTGCCGCTCGAGCTCTTCAACGTGTCCTGGAGCTCCGTCGACTCCACGGGCTGGACCATCCAGAGCGACAGCATCAACCTGGCCGGGGCTCAGGTGACCGTCACGGATGGTGGGACCAACCGCCCCGTAGCCCTCACCACCCTGCAGAGCGGCTACGGCAGCAAGTACGCCATCGCCATGAAACCGCAGGGTTGGACCACCCAAGCCGGCCACACCTACTCGGTGAGCGTGAGCGGAATCAGCCAGCCCATCAGCTACGACGTACACGTCGTGGCCTGCAACTGA
- a CDS encoding thioesterase family protein, with the protein MFAFDEDTELHEVRAGSFTGRVTERWSIGPVPNGGYVMAMALQAVRRTVVEAEPVTVTAHFLRPTPPGAVDIDVDVVKAGRQFTASEARLRAGDRECLRMLVTSGRLPAQPSILRLDREPPAHGPQAFAPLEVVDALPEITRRFEQRPDPTCLGWMRGEQSEHARMRAWLRFADGRAPDVPSLVLFADAMPPPVFHWVSPGWVPTLELTVHVRARPRSTWLWCDFRTHLVANGLLEEDGEIWDETGTLVAMSRQLAALPQNSLR; encoded by the coding sequence GTGTTCGCGTTCGATGAAGACACGGAGCTGCATGAAGTCAGGGCGGGATCCTTCACGGGACGTGTGACGGAACGCTGGAGCATCGGCCCGGTTCCAAACGGTGGATACGTGATGGCAATGGCTCTCCAAGCGGTGCGCCGGACCGTGGTGGAGGCCGAGCCGGTGACCGTCACCGCCCACTTCTTGCGCCCCACGCCTCCAGGGGCAGTCGACATCGACGTCGACGTGGTCAAAGCGGGGCGGCAGTTCACTGCGTCCGAGGCGCGGCTTCGGGCCGGGGATCGCGAGTGCCTGCGGATGCTCGTCACCTCCGGCCGGCTGCCGGCACAACCCTCGATCCTGCGTCTCGACAGGGAGCCGCCGGCGCACGGTCCCCAGGCCTTCGCTCCGCTGGAGGTCGTCGACGCTCTTCCGGAGATCACTCGGCGTTTCGAGCAGCGGCCCGATCCGACGTGCCTCGGCTGGATGCGCGGAGAGCAGAGCGAGCACGCCCGGATGCGAGCCTGGCTCCGCTTTGCGGACGGTCGCGCGCCGGACGTGCCCTCCCTCGTCCTGTTCGCAGATGCCATGCCGCCGCCGGTGTTCCACTGGGTGAGCCCTGGCTGGGTCCCCACGCTGGAGCTCACCGTTCACGTCCGAGCGCGTCCGCGATCGACGTGGCTCTGGTGCGACTTCCGCACGCACCTGGTCGCGAACGGCCTCTTGGAAGAAGACGGGGAGATCTGGGACGAGACAGGGACGCTGGTGGCTATGTCGCGGCAGCTCGCGGCGCTGCCTCAGAACAGCTTGCGCTGA
- the ruvB gene encoding Holliday junction branch migration DNA helicase RuvB yields MAKGSETSDERVVAAAAGEDDERFDRLFRPKTLEDFVGQAKHKDNLRVYVQAARKRKEPLDHILLCGPPGLGKTTLAYILANEMGVNLALTSGPAVEHKGTLNGLLTRLERGDVLFIDEIHRMSAVVEEALYPAIEDFRIDVMMGDGAYAESIPLDLKPFTLVGATTRTGLLTKPLHERFGVTIRLDFYPVEDLQKIILRSAALLGVPCDPEGALELASRSRGTPRVANRLLRRARDFAEVEGSGVIDFSIVKTACERLEVDAGGLDEMDRRLLSIVIEHYDGGPVGVETIAAAMAEPRDTIEDVYEPYLLQQGFLGRTPRGRVATKKAYEHLGIAPASREAQRKLF; encoded by the coding sequence ATGGCGAAAGGCAGCGAAACCAGCGACGAGCGCGTCGTGGCGGCAGCTGCCGGCGAGGACGACGAGCGCTTCGACCGGCTGTTTCGGCCCAAGACCCTGGAAGACTTCGTGGGTCAGGCGAAGCACAAGGACAACCTCCGCGTTTACGTCCAGGCTGCTCGCAAGCGCAAAGAGCCCCTGGATCACATCCTCTTGTGCGGACCTCCGGGCCTGGGCAAGACCACGCTGGCGTACATTCTGGCCAACGAAATGGGCGTGAACCTGGCGCTCACCAGCGGCCCCGCGGTGGAGCACAAGGGCACGCTGAACGGCCTGCTGACGCGGCTGGAGCGGGGGGACGTGCTGTTCATCGACGAAATCCACCGCATGAGCGCGGTGGTGGAAGAGGCGCTCTACCCCGCTATCGAGGATTTTCGCATCGACGTGATGATGGGCGACGGCGCCTACGCGGAGAGCATCCCGCTGGACCTGAAGCCGTTCACGCTGGTGGGCGCGACGACCCGCACGGGCCTTCTGACCAAACCCCTTCACGAACGCTTTGGCGTCACCATCCGCCTGGATTTCTACCCGGTGGAGGATCTGCAGAAGATCATCCTGCGCAGCGCGGCGCTCTTGGGGGTTCCCTGCGACCCTGAAGGTGCCCTCGAGCTCGCCAGCAGGTCTCGTGGCACGCCGCGCGTCGCGAACCGGCTGCTCCGACGCGCTCGGGACTTTGCCGAGGTGGAAGGCAGCGGCGTCATCGACTTCTCGATCGTGAAGACAGCGTGTGAGCGCCTGGAAGTGGACGCCGGTGGTTTGGACGAAATGGACCGTCGGCTGCTCAGCATCGTGATCGAGCACTACGACGGAGGCCCCGTGGGCGTGGAGACGATCGCCGCCGCCATGGCGGAACCGCGGGACACCATCGAGGACGTCTACGAGCCCTACCTCTTGCAGCAGGGTTTCTTGGGTCGCACCCCGCGCGGACGGGTGGCCACCAAGAAGGCCTACGAGCACCTGGGCATCGCGCCCGCCAGCCGCGAAGCTCAGCGCAAGCTGTTCTGA